From the genome of Myxococcales bacterium:
ATTCGATCCGAGATTCGGCGCGAAGCCGCCCTCATCGCCAACAGAGGTGGAAAGCCCTCTTTCCTTCAAAACCTTCTTCAGGCTATGAAATACCTCGGCGCCCATCCTCAAACCCTCATGAAAGTTTTTCGCACCTACCGGCATCACCATCCATTCCTGGATATCGACGTTGTTATCGGCATGCTCGCCGCCGTTTAGTATGTTCATCATGGGAACAGGGAGCACGCTCGCCGACCTGTCGCCGTAGAGTGAAGCGATATATTCAAAGAATTGCATCTTGTTATACACAGCAGCTGCCTTGGCAACGGCAAGGGAAACGCCAAGTATCGCATTAGCTCCAAGCTTTGTCTTGTTTGGCGTCCCATCGACATCTATCATGGCGGCATCGATCGCCTTCTGCCCCGTCACAGGAAGGGTCTTAACGACTTTTTTCAAAACCGTATTCACATTCTCTACCGCCTTGAGGACCCCCTTGCCCATATAGCGTTTTTTGTCCCCGTCGCGAAGTTCGCATGCCTCGTGAATTCCGGTAGAAGCACCGGATGGAACCGCCGCGCGACCCAGCACCCCACCTTCTACGTAAACATCGACCTCTACAGTCGGGTTGCCCCTTGAATCCAAAATCTCCCTGCCTATTACGTCGATAATTTTGGCCACTTTCTTCCTCCGTTTTGTTTAAAATTTGGGTGAGAGGGCTACATCATAAAGGCGTGCGTGTCAATTGATGGGAAAAGGAAGATTTTTAGGCGTAATCGAGTCGCCGTTCGATATGATTAGCTAGCGTTTGAGGGCTAAGAGTATCTCTTTCCTCAGTTCAGTGAAAAAAACTTTCGAGATCGTTCAGGTCGATCTCCTTCAGCATCCTCGGCAAAACCCGGATATTTTCGGCGTCGAGAATGACTTTGACCCACTGAAACGCCTCGATGTCGGCATCCTTGTTCTTCGCGAGCTCTATCACCTTCATTATGTCGAAATTCAGGAACGGCTTGAGAAAATACAGATCCACATAGCTTTTGGGATCAAACCTGCCATAGATAGCCAGCGCTTTGTTGAGCCCGATATTGAGCGGGCAATCCACCATAAAATCGCCCTTGAGCTCTGGCGCACCGAGGCGGGGATAGATGATCCGTATCAAATAATTTTTTGAAGAACTTCCGATTCGATCAGTGAAATTTCTAAAGGCTCAAACCACTTTATCTCCGAGTCCGCCCGAAACCAGGTCATCTGGCGTTTGGCGTAGCGGCGACTGTTTCTCTTTATAAGCCTTACCGCCTCATCGAGGGATACCTCTCCGGCGAGGTGCGAAACGAGCTCCTTGTAGCCTACCGCCGAGAAGGGTTGGGCAGCGCTGTCATATCTGTCGAGAAGCGCACGAACCTCTTCGAGAAGGCCCGCTGCCATCATCGAATCGACGCGGGCGTCGATGCGGCGATAGAGCTCCTCCCTTTCGATGTTGAGGCCGATTTTCAACGCATCGTAACGACGGCTGGAAAATTCATGGCCGGAGCGAAACTCGCTCGCTGGAGATCCGGCGAGTTGAAATATTTCAAGAGCGCGGATTATCCTGATTTTGTCGTTGGGATGTATTGAAGAGGACGATTGAGGGTCGACCCTTTCAAGCTCTTCGTAAAGCGCCGCAAGGCCCTCGGCTTTCGCACGGGATTCGAGCTCTGCCCTCAGCGCGGGATCGGACTCCGGCGCCTCACAGATCCCGAATTCGAGCATACGGAGATACATCCCTGTTCCTCCAACGACAAAGGGAATCATGCCGCGCGATGAGATGTCATCGATCGCAGCATCGGCGCGTCTTAAAAATTTTTCAGCATCGAAACGTTCGGACGGATCGCAGATGTCGATCAGATGATGCGGCACCTCGCGAAGCTCTTCTTCGAACGGCTTCGCCGTGCCTATATCAAAGCCACGCCAGATCTGCTGGGAATCGGCAGAGACGATCTCGCCGGAACATCCCTTCGCCAGAAATATAGCCAAGGCGCTCTTCCCTGACGCCGTCGGTCCGCATATGACTATTATCTTTTTCATAGTTAGCGTCATCAACCATCGACCAAATTCGAACGCGCGCATGATCAATAGTCGACGCTCAATTGTCCATGGTCGATTAAAAATTAATGGTCAATCCCTCTTGAACCACTTTTCGATCTCCTGCGGGTCAATTTTTACGAGCGCCGGACGCCCGTGGGGACAATGAGTGACCCTTTCCCTCACAACATCGTGAACAAGGGCCGCCACCTCCGCATCAGAAAGCCTATCCCCGCTTCGAATCTGTGAATGACATGCGATCCTCGTCAGTATCCTATTTACCGCATCATCTGCGGATGACGAAGCGCCGAGCTCCTCAAGATCCGAGGCGAGATCGGAAAGGAATCCTGCCAGAGAAATTCCGGCGAGCATCTCCGGTACGCTTTTCACCACGACGGAATTACCGCCGAAGTGCTCTATCTCGAACCCCGCTTCCGAGAGTGCTCCAAAATGTTCCATGACGTGAGCCAGCTCCTTAGGGCTGAGTTCGACCCTCTCCGGAATCAACAGGCGTTGCCCTGCGACACCCCCGCGGGAACGCTGATTCTTCAGCGCCTCAAATCCTAACCTCTCATGAGCGGCGTGCTGGTCTATAACGACGAGCGAGCGGTTCTCATCCTCGCAGAGGATATAGGAAAGTCCCAGCTGTCCTATCGGACGAAGCCGCGGCAGGTCTTGTGAAGTGAAGAAAAGATCGCGGTGCTCCAAATTCCTTTTCTCACCTGACGCAAAATTCGAAAAACCCCTTAAGGGCTGACACTCTCGCCTTTCCTCAAAACGCATGATCGCATTTTCCACACCAGGAAATCGAACCGATCCCGCAGAGGTCGGAAAACCGCTCTGCAGCCCTTTGCGCATGGCGGATTTTAGAAACTCATAGACGGCTCCGGAGTTGGCGAACCTCACCTCGCGCTTCGTAGGATGTACGTTGACGTCAACTTTCGAAGGATCGATCCGCATCCAGAGAATCGCCGCCGGGTACCTGTCTCGCAAAGTCCCGTCCCCCAACGCCGAAGTCACGGCATGGATGAGAAGCCTGTCGCGCACCGGACGCCCGTTCAGAAAGATATGGATATCCTTTCCGCCGCGCCTTCCGTTTTCCGAAACCCATCCCTCCACGGAAATTTCTGGGGCCGGTTCGTAAATTTTTTTTAGTCCGGCCGAAACCGAATCGCCAACGAGGGAGATAATCCGCGATTTCATCGCATCATCGTCGGCGAAGTCGGCGGCATGTGCACAGAGGCGCTCCTTGCCATCACATGACAGGTCAAATCTCACCGAGGGGTTGGCAAGCGCCAGGGCAACTACGGAATCGTGAACGTGGCCAAACTCCACAGCATCCGATTTTAAAAATTTCATGCGCGCCGGAACGTTGCCGAAAAGTTTTTTAACCGAGACCCGCGTACCCGAAGGACATCCAGCTGGATGAGGGCCATCGGCCGCACCGAAAGAGAGAATGATACGCGACCCTTCGAGCGCCTCCGAAGCAGGCCTCGATTCTATCTCCATTTCTGAGACTGCCCCTATAGCAGCAAGCGCTTCCCCCCTAAAGCCTAGCGTGTGTAAATTCCACAGATCCGATTCGCTGCGAATTTTGCTCGTCGCATGTTTCAAAACACACTTAGCGAGGTCATCTCGACCCATCCCGCATCCATC
Proteins encoded in this window:
- the eno gene encoding phosphopyruvate hydratase, with the protein product MAKIIDVIGREILDSRGNPTVEVDVYVEGGVLGRAAVPSGASTGIHEACELRDGDKKRYMGKGVLKAVENVNTVLKKVVKTLPVTGQKAIDAAMIDVDGTPNKTKLGANAILGVSLAVAKAAAVYNKMQFFEYIASLYGDRSASVLPVPMMNILNGGEHADNNVDIQEWMVMPVGAKNFHEGLRMGAEVFHSLKKVLKERGLSTSVGDEGGFAPNLGSNKEALDVIMLAIENAGYKPGSDITLAIDAASSSFYKNGVYILEAEKNPKMSSEELIAWYEDLVSKYPIVSIEDGLAEDDWEGWRLMTERLGGKIQIVGDDLFVTNPKRLSQGISSCTANSILIKLNQIGTLTETLDCIRMAHDAKYTTVISHRSGETSDYTIADVAVGTNAGQIKTGSASRSDRISKYNQLLRIEETLGDRARYRGRDALAR
- the miaA gene encoding tRNA (adenosine(37)-N6)-dimethylallyltransferase MiaA, whose amino-acid sequence is MKKIIVICGPTASGKSALAIFLAKGCSGEIVSADSQQIWRGFDIGTAKPFEEELREVPHHLIDICDPSERFDAEKFLRRADAAIDDISSRGMIPFVVGGTGMYLRMLEFGICEAPESDPALRAELESRAKAEGLAALYEELERVDPQSSSSIHPNDKIRIIRALEIFQLAGSPASEFRSGHEFSSRRYDALKIGLNIEREELYRRIDARVDSMMAAGLLEEVRALLDRYDSAAQPFSAVGYKELVSHLAGEVSLDEAVRLIKRNSRRYAKRQMTWFRADSEIKWFEPLEISLIESEVLQKII
- the mutL gene encoding DNA mismatch repair endonuclease MutL; amino-acid sequence: MGIISELPVDLVEKIAAGEVVERPASVVKELIENSIDAGASRIKIVIRGGGRGLISVEDDGCGMGRDDLAKCVLKHATSKIRSESDLWNLHTLGFRGEALAAIGAVSEMEIESRPASEALEGSRIILSFGAADGPHPAGCPSGTRVSVKKLFGNVPARMKFLKSDAVEFGHVHDSVVALALANPSVRFDLSCDGKERLCAHAADFADDDAMKSRIISLVGDSVSAGLKKIYEPAPEISVEGWVSENGRRGGKDIHIFLNGRPVRDRLLIHAVTSALGDGTLRDRYPAAILWMRIDPSKVDVNVHPTKREVRFANSGAVYEFLKSAMRKGLQSGFPTSAGSVRFPGVENAIMRFEERRECQPLRGFSNFASGEKRNLEHRDLFFTSQDLPRLRPIGQLGLSYILCEDENRSLVVIDQHAAHERLGFEALKNQRSRGGVAGQRLLIPERVELSPKELAHVMEHFGALSEAGFEIEHFGGNSVVVKSVPEMLAGISLAGFLSDLASDLEELGASSSADDAVNRILTRIACHSQIRSGDRLSDAEVAALVHDVVRERVTHCPHGRPALVKIDPQEIEKWFKRD